The Parcubacteria group bacterium ADurb.Bin159 genomic sequence CATATTCGCTATAATATTTACGAAGCTATTGATTGTGCTCAAGAATTAGGTTTTAAAGTTTTGGCTATAACTTGCCATCAAAAAGCAGTTTTTAAAAAAGAAATGGATTTATATGCCCAAAAGCAAGGAATACTGCTTATTCCCGGTATAGAAGCTAAAATAGAAAGACGACATACGGTTATTTTAAATTGTTTAGAAGATGTAGAAAAAATAAAAACATTTAATGAATTGCGTTATTATAAAAAAGAACACCCGGAAATATTTATATTAGCTCCCCACCCATTTTTTCCTTTGGGGCATTCTTTAAAAAATAAATTAGAAAAAAATATAGATATTTTTGATGCTATAGAACATAGTTGGTATTGGACTAAAAAAATAAATTACAATAAAAGGGCTAAAGAAATAGCCCAAAAATACAATAAACCTTATATGGGTACTTCTGATACCCATTTTTTAAATTATCTTAACACCACTTTTTGCTTAATTGAATCGGAAGATATAACCATAGAAAATATTTTAAAATCTCTTAAAAATAAAAATTTTGAAAATAAATCTCTCCCTTTAACCTTTTGGCAAATGTTTAAAGTCGGTTGCCAGTTATTTATAAACCATTTTAAATGGTGAAAATTTTAATTTATGGAAAAAAATAAACAAATAATAATTTTTATTATTATATTAATATTTATTGCCGCTATTGTCGTATCTCTGCCAAGAATATTTTTTTCTTATCTAGCCCCGGGCGAACATTTTTATACTTACCCTCTTCATACTGACGAATGGCAACATTATACTTTAGCTTTGTCTCTTAAAAAAAATTTTTTTAAACCGCACATTTTCTATTATGAAGAAGATACGCCGTTTTTTGACGGCAGTTTACCTTTTCATTGGTTAATTTATTTATTTCAAAAGATGGGGTTGACTCCTAAAAATTTTTTAATTTTGCCTATTTTACAAGCAATTTTTTTTGCTATTGTTTTCTTCTTTTTTACCACTACGCTTTTTAATCCCCTAGTTGGTTTTTTTGCTTCTTTGTTTGCTTTATTTATTAGGGGGGATGTAAGTATTTTGGGAATATTATTTTTTAAGCCGTATATTTTAGGTTTTGCCTTTTTAATTCTTTCTTTGTTTATTCTCCATAAAAAAAAAGATTTTTCTATTTCTTCTATAATTTTTTCTTTAGCCACGATTTTTTGTTATCCCCCGCTTTTTTTGCCCTTAATTATTTATATATTAATTTATATTTTAATTAATCAAAAAATAAATAAAAAATTTTTGTGGAAAATAATTGCTTTAGCCCTTTTAACTTTATTTTTTGGAATTTATGCCACTAGAAAAAATTATTCTTTATTGATAGATAAAATAATTTATCGGGACTCTATAATGGGATATGGCGGAGTTAATTTAATAAAATATTTAGGTGTTCCCTTAATTATTTTAGGATTATTAGGCATTATTAAAACTATAAAAAATAAAAAATTATGGCCATTACACGCCTTGTTTGGTTTTTTTGTTTTAGATTTTTTATTATTAATGATTACTAAATCAAGTATAGGTTTTCATTATATGAGAATTATCTATTTGGGAAGTTGGATTTTCACTATCTATGCTGCTTACGGATTGTGGTGTATTTTTAATTGGCTTAAGAAAAAAATAAAATGGGGGGCGGTAATTATTGTAGCTTTAATTGCTTTAGCTACTATTTTCCCCACACTTAAGTTTTATGTTTCTTCCCGTTCTTACGCTAATCCAGCGATACACTCTGCTTGGTTGGAAGAAAATAATCTTAAAGCTTTAGAATTTTTAAATAATTTGCCAGATAAAAATAAAAAACTTCTTCACCCCATTACTTTGGGGACAGTAATTACTCCTATGACTGGTTTTAAGGTTACTGCCCTCCCCACTGCTCTAATCGGGGGAAAAAGAAATAGATACTATGACATAAGAGATGATTTTACTTGTGATAATATAGAAAATATTACCAAAGAAGAGGGTTATGAGCTTTTGTGGTTAGAGGAATCTATTGATTGCTCCTTTTTAAAACTTATATTTAAAAATAATTCAGTTTTTATTTATGAATATATTCCTGCATCAGATTAAAATTTATATTTTTAAAAAATAAAAATGATTAGGGAAACAATAGGACAAATTTTAGGAGTAATATTCCTTTTTAGCCAAGGAATTTTATTAAGTTACATAATTTTCGCTAAAACAGATATAATCAAAAGAATTATTTATTCGATTATTTTAACTATTTCTTTGGCGATAATATTGGGAACCATACTTTTTCAATTAGAGAGATTAAATTTTTTAAATATATTTGTTTCTTTGATTTTAATAAATTTATTATTTTTATTTATTATTTTTTTATCAAAGCAACAATATAAAACAAATTTTAATAAAGATATTGGATATTTAACTTTATTTTCAATTATTGGAACAATCTGGAGGTTATTATTTGTAAAATCTATAAAAAATTTTGGTGATGCTTATCAATATGCTGGTCAATATGCCGGGGAAACTCCTCCTAATTTGGGTTTTTATACTGGTTTAGCCATAGATCACAGCCATTTTGTTGGAGAAAAAGCTGTAAATGTCCTATTTAATATTTTAGGAATTAACAATCAAGTTTTAAATATTTTTCTAATCAGTTTGGTTTATTTAGGATTTATTTATTTAATTTTTTCTGAATTTAGAAATAAAAAATTCGCTTATTTGGGGGTTGCCTTAATGTCTCTCGGCCCAATAGAAATTTTTCACTCTACTCTATCAATAATAAGCGCTGCTGCTCTTTCTTATATTTCTGTTTTTAGTTTCTTTTTGTTATTTAAGTCAAAAGATAATAAAATATTTTGGTTAACTTTACTTCTCTCTATCGCTTTAATGTTTTCTTATTATACTGCTTCAATGGTTATTATTTTAACATCCTTTGGGTTTATTATTTCTTTGTTTGTAAAAAATTCAATGGAAATCAGACCCTTTTCTAAAGCATTAAAAAAAACTTTTTTAGATGAAAAAATTCAATCTTTTTTGATAATTGCTTTGATAGTGATTTTTTATACTTTTTTATGTTCGGGTATGGCAACATATACTCTAGATAAAAGTAAAGAATTTTCTTATACTCTAGATAAAAGTAAAGAATTTTCTTATACTCTTTGGGTAAGATATAAAGACCCGACATTTTTGGGGTTTTCCGCTATAGGTTGGCAAATATTATTTTTCTTAATATGCGGTTTGACTTTTATTATTACTCTTTTTGTAAAAAGAAATTTTTCTGACAATAGAGACCTTTTACTTTGCTTTATTCCCCTTTTAATTGTTTCTTATGGATTTTTTCATACGGGATTCATAACGCGAGCTTTTGATTATTTTGCCTTTTTGGGCTTATTAGTTCTTCAACTTCCCTTAAAAAATGATATTGGATTTCCTCTTGTCAATAAATCAAAAACAAATAAAATAAATATATCTTTTACAATATTTCTAATTTTTACCTTTATTTTTATGTTAATTAGCAGTTTTTTTGTAGCAAAAGACAAAAAAATATTTTTTGAAACATCTGATAAAGAAATTGAAGCGGCTTTGTGGGTAAAAAATAATTTAACAGGAAGAGTATTTTCGGACATATCTTTTGTTAATACTCTTGTTTCAAAAAAATATCATAATGTTACCGGAGCAAATGACAAAAATCTCCTTATTTATGATTTATTTTACCAAAAAGATGTTTCTGAGTTTTTGAAGGCAATAAATAAATTAAATATTCAATTAAATGTTGATTACATTGCTCTAACTAAAAAAATGAGAGAAAATTATATTTTAATGCTGGATGTACCTCAAAAACCTTTAATAAATATGGAACTTTACGAAAACAATTTAATTAAGGTTTATGATAACGAAGAAGTAAAAATTTTTAAAACTGAATTAAAATAAAAAAATGAAATCATTTAATAAAAAAATCGCTATTTTCCATAATTTTATGGATAATATCGGAGGCGCGGAAAGGGTGGGTTTAATTTTAGCCAGAGAGTTAAAGGCGGATTTCTATACTACTAATATAGATGAAGAAAAAATTAAAAAAATGGGTTTTTCTAATATAAAATTAAAATCTATCGGTAAGGTTCCTATAAATGCGCCATTTAGGCAACAAATAGCTTTATGGAGGTTTAGATTGCTTAATTTAAAAAATAAATACGATTATTATATCATAGATGGCGACTGGGCAATGTCAGGAGCGGTAAAGAATAAGCCAAATTTATGGTATGTCCACTCGCCGATAAGAGAAATTTGGGATTTGTATGAGTACACAAAAGAATTTATTGTTTCTTCGCCTTTTAAAAAACCACTTTTCGAGATTTGGGTAAAATATAATAGATATTTAAATAAAAAATATTCTTCCTCAGTGGGAAAATTCATTTGTAATTCAAAAAATACGCAAAAAAGAGTAAAAAAATATTTGAATAAAGATTCTGTAGTTATTAATCCCCCCATTGAAACTTCTGAATTTTATTATCATAAAAATGGCGATTATTGGCTTTCAGTAAATCGATTAATTTCGCATAAAAGAGTAGATTTGCAAATAAAAGCATTTTCTGAATTACCCGAAGAAAAACTTATTATTGTGGGCAGTTATGAGAAATCAGAGCATTTTCAATCTTATGCAAATTATATTAAAAAAATAAAACCAAAAAACGTTAAAATATTAAGCTGGGTAGATCAGAAACAATTGATTGATCTTTACGCAAACTGTAAGGGATTTATTACCACTAGCAAAGACGAAGATTTTGGTATGGCCCCTTTAGAAGCAATGGCTTCAGGTAAACCTGTAATAGCCCCAAATGAAGGAGGATATAAAGAAACAATAATAGATGGTATTACCGGAAAATTAATTGATGATATTAGTGTGGATAAGCTTAAAAGAGCAATAAAAGAAATAGGAGAAAGACCAGAAAGATATAAAGAGGCTTGTCTTATTCAAGCAAAAAAATTTGACACGAAAATATTTATAGAAAAAATCAAAGAACAAATAAAATAAGCTTTAAAAAAATATGAAATTTGTAATGACCGGCCATAAAGGCCTTATCGGAACATTTTTATTAAAAAAACTCGAAGAAGAAAAACACAGACCCCTTCTTTTAATTGATAAAAGAGCGGGAAAAAATTTGTCTGAATTTAAAAAAATAAAACTAAACGAAAAAGCTGATGTTTTCATACATTTAGCAAGTTTTTGTAAAATATCTGAAACGATTAAAAATCCTCAACTTGCTTTTAAAAACAATGTTTTGGGTATATTTACTGTTTTAGAATTCTGCCGAAAAAATAAAATTCCTAAAATAATATTTACCTCTTCTTCAAGAATTTTAAGTAAAGAAAAAAATCCCTATACTGCTAGTAAAATTTATAGTGAAGAATTAATAAAATCTTATCATCAATGTTATAAAATTAATTATTTAATAATAAGACCCTCTACGGTTTACGGCCCTTTTGACGATAAAACAAGAAGAATTATTGATATTTTTATATTAAATGCACTTAAGGGCAAAGAATTAAAAATTTTCGGCAACAAAGAAAAAACTCTTGATTTTACTTATATAGATGACTTTATAAATGGTTTAATGATAGTGATTAATAAAAATAATACTGATTTTAATATTGGAAGCGGCAAAGAAACAAAAGTAAGCTACGTGGCAGATTTTATAATAAAATTAGCTGGGAAGGGAAAAAAGAAATTTTACCCCCCTCAAATTACCCAACCGCAAAAGGTAAAAATAGATATTTCCACAATAAAAAACCTTGGTTTTAGACCCAAGGTAAGTATTGAAGAGGGGTTAACCCAAACTTTTAATTGGTATAAAAAAAATTTAAAAAAGATTAAAAGATAAAATAAGTTGATTAATTGTTTATATCATCTAATGTTATATAACCACAAAGAAGTCCAATTCTCCACGCAAAACCGCTAATAAAATTATATTTAAAATTTTTATTTCCGGTTACTAATTCATGTCCAATGCCTATAAAATAAGGTAAATGGTTTATTACGTTCTGAATAAATAAAATTTCTTTTTTGGCTTTATACTTTTTTAGAATTTTCGCATTCCAAAAACCTCTTAAAAAAAATTTTTTAAACACATCTAAAGAATTATCCACATATTGGTGCTCCACTTCAAATGGTTTAAAATATATACTATATCCTTTAATTTTTAATCTTACGTCTAACTCAGTATCATTCACCATATAAAAAGCAGGATTAGTATAACCAATTTTCTTTAAAATATCTCTTTTAATGGCAAAATTGGCTGTATCAAGCATTCCTACTTTATTATCTTTTAATCTTTCCATAAAGTACCTTCTTCCTTCCTCAGCTAAATGCTCAGTCCAATAATTTATTTTAGTTTTAGCTGGTTTCTTTAACCCCTGAACAGCCACGGCTTTATTTTTTATAATAGGTTCTATCATTTCCTCAACCCAATTGTAAGGGACAATACAATCTGAATCAGTCATTAAAATTATTTCTCCCTTGGCATTTATTTCCCCTTTATATCTTGCCGCCGCCGCTCCTTTTTTGACTTCAAATAAATATTTTACTCTTTTGTCTTTTTTTTGAAATTCTTGTATTATTTCCTTGGTTTTATCAGTAGAGTTATTATCTACAAGAATAACTTCATAATCTTGATAGGTTTGGTTTAAAACAGAATTAAGACATTCTTTTAATGTTTTTTCTCTATTATAAACCGGAATTATTATAGAAATTTTTGGATTTTTATTTTCCATTTTTTACTTTTTTAAATTTAAAATATAATTTTGACCAATGTTCTTTTAAAAAAAATTAAAAGGTAAAATAATCTGATTAATTATTTATATCATCCAATGTTATATAACCGCAAAGAGATCCAATTCTCCACAGAAAACCGCTGATAAAATTATATTTAAAATTTTTGTTTCCGGTTACTAATTCACATCCAATGCCTATAAAATAGTGTAAATGGTCTATTGCATTCGGAATAAATAAAATTTCTTTTTTGGCTTTATACTTTTTTAGAATTTTCGCATTCCAAAAACCTCTTAAAAAAATTTTTTTAAACATATCTAAAGAATTATCTACATATTGATGCTTCACTTCAAATGGTTTAAAATATATACTATATCCTTTAATTTTTAATCTTACGTCTAACTCAGTATCATTCACCATATAAAAAGCAGGATTAGTATAACCAATTTTCTTTAAAATATCTCTTTTAATGGCAAAATTGGCTGTATCAAGCATTCCTACTTTATTATCTTTTAATCTTTCCATAAAGTACCTTCTTCCTTCCTCAGCTAAATGCTCAGTCCAATAATTTATTTTAGTTTTAGCTGGTTTCTTTAACCCCTGAACAGCCACGGCTTTATTTTTTATAATAGGTTCTATCATTTCCTCAACCCAATTGTAAGGGACAATACAATCTGAATCAGTCATTAAAATTATTTCTCCCTTGGCATTTATTTCCCCTTTATATCTTGCCGCCGCCGCTCCTTTTTTGACTTCAAATAAATATTTTACTCTTTTGTCTTTTTTTTGAAATTCTTGTATTATTTCCTTGGTTTTATCAGTAGAGTTATTATCTACAAGAATAACTTCATAATCTTGATAGGTTTGGTTTAAAACAGAATTAAGACATTCTTTTAATGTTTTTTCTCTATTATAAACCGGAATTATTATAGAAATTTTTGGATTTTTATTTTCCATTTTTTACTTTTTTAA encodes the following:
- the epsJ_1 gene encoding putative glycosyltransferase EpsJ produces the protein MENKNPKISIIIPVYNREKTLKECLNSVLNQTYQDYEVILVDNNSTDKTKEIIQEFQKKDKRVKYLFEVKKGAAAARYKGEINAKGEIILMTDSDCIVPYNWVEEMIEPIIKNKAVAVQGLKKPAKTKINYWTEHLAEEGRRYFMERLKDNKVGMLDTANFAIKRDILKKIGYTNPAFYMVNDTELDVRLKIKGYSIYFKPFEVEHQYVDNSLDVFKKFFLRGFWNAKILKKYKAKKEILFIQNVINHLPYFIGIGHELVTGNKNFKYNFISGFAWRIGLLCGYITLDDINN
- the pimB_1 gene encoding GDP-mannose-dependent alpha-(1-6)-phosphatidylinositol monomannoside mannosyltransferase, yielding MKSFNKKIAIFHNFMDNIGGAERVGLILARELKADFYTTNIDEEKIKKMGFSNIKLKSIGKVPINAPFRQQIALWRFRLLNLKNKYDYYIIDGDWAMSGAVKNKPNLWYVHSPIREIWDLYEYTKEFIVSSPFKKPLFEIWVKYNRYLNKKYSSSVGKFICNSKNTQKRVKKYLNKDSVVINPPIETSEFYYHKNGDYWLSVNRLISHKRVDLQIKAFSELPEEKLIIVGSYEKSEHFQSYANYIKKIKPKNVKILSWVDQKQLIDLYANCKGFITTSKDEDFGMAPLEAMASGKPVIAPNEGGYKETIIDGITGKLIDDISVDKLKRAIKEIGERPERYKEACLIQAKKFDTKIFIEKIKEQIK
- the rffG_1 gene encoding dTDP-glucose 4,6-dehydratase 2; translated protein: MKFVMTGHKGLIGTFLLKKLEEEKHRPLLLIDKRAGKNLSEFKKIKLNEKADVFIHLASFCKISETIKNPQLAFKNNVLGIFTVLEFCRKNKIPKIIFTSSSRILSKEKNPYTASKIYSEELIKSYHQCYKINYLIIRPSTVYGPFDDKTRRIIDIFILNALKGKELKIFGNKEKTLDFTYIDDFINGLMIVINKNNTDFNIGSGKETKVSYVADFIIKLAGKGKKKFYPPQITQPQKVKIDISTIKNLGFRPKVSIEEGLTQTFNWYKKNLKKIKR
- the epsH gene encoding putative glycosyltransferase EpsH — protein: MENKNPKISIIIPVYNREKTLKECLNSVLNQTYQDYEVILVDNNSTDKTKEIIQEFQKKDKRVKYLFEVKKGAAAARYKGEINAKGEIILMTDSDCIVPYNWVEEMIEPIIKNKAVAVQGLKKPAKTKINYWTEHLAEEGRRYFMERLKDNKVGMLDTANFAIKRDILKKIGYTNPAFYMVNDTELDVRLKIKGYSIYFKPFEVKHQYVDNSLDMFKKIFLRGFWNAKILKKYKAKKEILFIPNAIDHLHYFIGIGCELVTGNKNFKYNFISGFLWRIGSLCGYITLDDINN